Within Candidatus Schekmanbacteria bacterium, the genomic segment ATAAAAAATGTTCAGTTGTTGAGGTCTCAATAGTTTAAGAAACTTATTGAATTGGCTCAATTTTAAAATTTTTCTGTGTAAAAGATTATGAAAGAGTGGATAGAGTTTTGGGATAAAGAAAATGTGGTAGATGAGAAGGTTTGGGAGGAGAACGCCAAGTTATTTTTTTCCAATACTCTTAAAGTATGGAGTTATGATAAAGATGATATCGTCTTAGATATAGGATGCGGAAAGGGATATTTCGCTGAGTTGATAGCAGAGAAGGTGAAAGAACTGCATCTTGTGGATACATCTGAAAACTGTATTACTCATTGCAAAGAAAAACTTAAACACCTCGATAATGTTTTTTTTCATAAATTGTGTGAAAAAGACTATACAAATCTGAAGTTTCTTAATATTAAGTTTACAAAGATTATTTGTTTAAGTGTAATACAATACTTCAGAAATTTTAAAGAAGTAGAAGAATTGATAATGCAATGTGAAAAAATATCTGCTGATCAAGGACAATTGCTCATTGCGGACATACCTCTTTATGCTAATCCTCTTTATGATGCCTATTCACTTGTTAATAGAGGTGTAAGATTAGGTACTTTGCGCCAAACTATAAATTTTTTGTTGAGGACAACGTTTGGGGAGTATTCAAAAATAAGGAAAAAAGTGGGGATTACCAAATTCTGTCCAAAGCATTTTAAAAGCTATTTGGATAATAAGGGCTTAGAACACGAAATTCATTTTAAAATTACAACTTTTGATTCTGTCAGTAGATTTAATTTGCTCATTAAATTTAATAAGATTCGTTTACAAAAAAGAATTCCAAAAAATGACCACTTGAGAAAATCGTTTCATTAATCTTCTTCTCTAACAATATAGCTAATTGATTATCTTTATAGTTCATAATTGTCAGCTCAGTTCAGGATATTGAAAAATACAGCAATGTAGTTGTTTGCTAGTGTAGCCGTATGACTGCAAGTAATCCGAAATAAATGACAAGAAGCACCGGTAATCTCCATAATGGTAATCTAGAATAAAAGGAAAGGCAGTGTTTTTTTTATGCCTGCTCATTGTGATGGAGAAACATCATTTTTGAGGAGTGAAGATACGTCTCATCTTGTTGCTATAAACCATCTTTTAAACATTCCTTTTATGAATGGACTCAAGCGGGAGCGGTTGTAGGCGTCGGCAGTGCGTTTTATTGCTTCTGCCTGTGTAGGGTAGGGATGAATTATATTTGTCAATTTTTTTAGACCTATATTGTTTTCAATTGCGAGAGTAACTTCACTTATCATATCCCCTGCATGCCGAGCCACAACAGTTGCCCCAAGAATCTTATCAGAATTCTTTTTTACAATTATCTTGACGAATCCTTCTGTTTCGCCATCAGTGATTGCTCTATCAACATCTGCTAAATTCGTTTTGAAAATATCGACTTCAATTCCCTTTCTCATTGCATCTCTTTCATACATTCCTGTATGAGCAATTTCCGGGTCGGTATATGTACACCATGGCATCGTTAGGGAGCTAATTTTTTTCCTTCCCCTGAAAAGCGCATTTTGAATTACGATGCGCGCTGCTGCATCTGCGGCATGAGTAAATTTATATTGCATACATACATCACCTGCAGAGTAGATAATGGGATTTGATGTTTGAAGATAGTCATTTACAATAATACCACTTTTTTCATATTCTACTCCTGCCTTTTCGAGACATAATCCTTCGATGTTTGGAATACGTCCTGTCCCAATCAATATTTCATCAGCTGTAATTTCATCTTCTTTTTCTTCCCTTTTTATAGTCAGGATTTTTTTCTCATCATTGCAAACAACTTTCGTCAGGTCCGCTGAAAAAATCATATTGATGCCTTCTTTCCTGAATACATTTTCAAGAATCTTTGCTGCTTCCGTATCTTCGCGTGTTAAAAATTGCTTTTCCTTTTGAATGATTGTAACTTTTACACCAAGCCGCCTGAATGCTTGTGAAAGTTCACATCCTATGGGACCACCACCAACGACAACAAGGTGTTTCGGGGCAGTTGTCAGAGAGAAAACTGTTTCGTTTGTCAGGTAGCCTGCTTCTTCAAGACCATCTATCGGAGGCACGAAAGGACGGGCGCCGGTTGCAATAACAGCTTTTTTGAATCTCAGAATATTTCCCTCGACTTCAATTGAATTTCTGTTTCTGAATTTACCTTTGCCAAAAAAGATATCAACGCCAAGTTTTCTCAATTTTTCTACTGAATCGTTAGGGCTAATATGGGCACGAATTTTTCTCATTCGTTCCATTACTGCGGGAAAATCAGCAACCACATCTCCAGGCACCTTTATTCCAAATAAATGGGCATTGGATATTTCTGAAATGACGCGTGATGATCTAATAATTGTTTTTGAGGGCACACAACCAACATTAAGACAATCTCCCCCTAAAAGCTTCTCTTCGATCAATGCAACCTTTGCTCCTAATCCGGCAGCACCTGCAGCTGTGACTAATCCTGCTGTGCCCCCACCGATTACAACAAGATTATATCGCTTGGCAGGGGATGGATTTTCCCAATCTGATGGGCTGACATTTTCAGCAAGCCTTTTATTGTGTGCATCATATGGCAAAAGTTCTTTAATTTTTTTCATTTTTTTCAATTTCCTCTTTTTCCTTTAATATTCCCTTTGCATAACGAATCAGCAATGTAAGTATGATGGCAAATGAAATAACGGTTATAATGAGCCCCCATGGAATTTTACCGTTGGCAAGTCCTTCTGTAAAAGCGGCAGCGCCTACGACATAAAGAATGGTGGCAGGAAGCATACATAACCACGACCAAAAGACATAGGTGCCTAATTTTACTCTGGTAAGGCCAAATCCGTAATTTAATAGGTTGAAAGGAAAAATTGGAACTAAGCGGGTTATTGCAACAATTATTGCACCATGCTTTTCTGTAAGTTCGTCAAGTTTTCCGAATTTTTCATTCTTTGAAAGCCACCTAACCGTTGAATCACGAGCAAAGTAGCGGGCAATGATAAACGATAGTGACGCTCCTGCAGTCGAACCTATGCTCACGCAGATGGTTCCTAAAAGGGGACCAAAGAGGACACCAGCAGCTGCAGTGATGACTGAACCGGGAATTGCCGCAACAGTGGCGATAATATATAGCATTATGAATGCGATAGGTCCAAATTTTCCGAGCTTTTCTATCCAATTTCTCAGTTCACCAAGTTTTTCACCAAGACCAAATACCTGTGCAGAAATAAAAAGAATGATTATTACGCTGATAAGTGCAACGGGCTTTATCCAATCCCTTTTTTGATTTGTTTGCACAGTGTTCATTTTTTGCTCTCCCTTCTCTTCATTTCTGCTCATTCAAAGACCAATCATAATCTAAATATCCAATCTCGTAAGTTTCATTTTTAAGAAGAGCTGATTGTTCTTCATCCAAATAGCGTGAAATGAAATTTATTATTGCTTCTTCTTTTTCATCATATTTTGAAGAAACTTTGTGCCCGCTATAACTTTTCACAAAGTCTTCTGCAAACCACTTGAAGATGGGTGAGATATAGATGACTTTTTTATGGTTATCTATTCTAAATTTATTTTTGTTTGCTAAAAACTGTTCAATTTGGTTATCAAGCTGTAAATTGAGTTTTTTGCCTTCATAAGGTTCATTCCTTAACTTAGGACATCCCATAGATGCGCAAACTAAAGCAAAATGGATACGAGGTTCATTGAATTCTTTGCGAAGATGAAAATTTTCAATTTCATCAAGAGTCATTGATTTACCCATAACTTTAAATCTCTTTTTATCCCATACTCCTGAAATTTGTCTGATACTGTTCAATGGATAAAGAAAGGAAGCAAAAAAGGATGGTTTGATTGGGTAATTGTCAATGACTACTTTCAGTGTTAGAGCATTATAGCTATTTATCCAGAATGCGATTTTTTCTTTGTCATCCCATTTAGAAAATTCATCTTCCCTCAGCGATGCAATGCTGTCAATGAAGGCATCAAGTTTTGCATGCTCTTTTTTCAATTGCTTGTAGTTGACAAGACCGTCGATATCAACATATCTTAAAAGAATTGATGAGTAATCTTCATAACTGAATCTCCTATCTTCTTCATTTTTTCCCAATACATTTGCAGTGGAGGAAATCAACAGCCAAATCAATGCCAAAAATATGATTATTTTATTTGAAAAGTAGTGAGTTTTTTGGAAAGCCATTTTTTCTCTTTTTTCAATTTATATGAGCGAACCGCTGCAAGACGAGCCGGTTCCTGCTGTGCAACCAAAGCAATGGTCGCCTGTGACAATTCTTCTTGCAATAAGACTATTGATATCGATAGTCG encodes:
- a CDS encoding class I SAM-dependent methyltransferase, translated to MKEWIEFWDKENVVDEKVWEENAKLFFSNTLKVWSYDKDDIVLDIGCGKGYFAELIAEKVKELHLVDTSENCITHCKEKLKHLDNVFFHKLCEKDYTNLKFLNIKFTKIICLSVIQYFRNFKEVEELIMQCEKISADQGQLLIADIPLYANPLYDAYSLVNRGVRLGTLRQTINFLLRTTFGEYSKIRKKVGITKFCPKHFKSYLDNKGLEHEIHFKITTFDSVSRFNLLIKFNKIRLQKRIPKNDHLRKSFH
- a CDS encoding mercuric reductase produces the protein MKKIKELLPYDAHNKRLAENVSPSDWENPSPAKRYNLVVIGGGTAGLVTAAGAAGLGAKVALIEEKLLGGDCLNVGCVPSKTIIRSSRVISEISNAHLFGIKVPGDVVADFPAVMERMRKIRAHISPNDSVEKLRKLGVDIFFGKGKFRNRNSIEVEGNILRFKKAVIATGARPFVPPIDGLEEAGYLTNETVFSLTTAPKHLVVVGGGPIGCELSQAFRRLGVKVTIIQKEKQFLTREDTEAAKILENVFRKEGINMIFSADLTKVVCNDEKKILTIKREEKEDEITADEILIGTGRIPNIEGLCLEKAGVEYEKSGIIVNDYLQTSNPIIYSAGDVCMQYKFTHAADAAARIVIQNALFRGRKKISSLTMPWCTYTDPEIAHTGMYERDAMRKGIEVDIFKTNLADVDRAITDGETEGFVKIIVKKNSDKILGATVVARHAGDMISEVTLAIENNIGLKKLTNIIHPYPTQAEAIKRTADAYNRSRLSPFIKGMFKRWFIATR
- a CDS encoding DUF547 domain-containing protein: MAFQKTHYFSNKIIIFLALIWLLISSTANVLGKNEEDRRFSYEDYSSILLRYVDIDGLVNYKQLKKEHAKLDAFIDSIASLREDEFSKWDDKEKIAFWINSYNALTLKVVIDNYPIKPSFFASFLYPLNSIRQISGVWDKKRFKVMGKSMTLDEIENFHLRKEFNEPRIHFALVCASMGCPKLRNEPYEGKKLNLQLDNQIEQFLANKNKFRIDNHKKVIYISPIFKWFAEDFVKSYSGHKVSSKYDEKEEAIINFISRYLDEEQSALLKNETYEIGYLDYDWSLNEQK
- a CDS encoding TVP38/TMEM64 family protein; this encodes MSRNEEKGEQKMNTVQTNQKRDWIKPVALISVIIILFISAQVFGLGEKLGELRNWIEKLGKFGPIAFIMLYIIATVAAIPGSVITAAAGVLFGPLLGTICVSIGSTAGASLSFIIARYFARDSTVRWLSKNEKFGKLDELTEKHGAIIVAITRLVPIFPFNLLNYGFGLTRVKLGTYVFWSWLCMLPATILYVVGAAAFTEGLANGKIPWGLIITVISFAIILTLLIRYAKGILKEKEEIEKNEKN